The following are from one region of the Magallana gigas chromosome 4, xbMagGiga1.1, whole genome shotgun sequence genome:
- the LOC136275064 gene encoding heavy metal-binding protein HIP-like, which produces MKNQETVIFDKVSLNEGNAYDKTSGIFTAPLDGIYSFTWTTLTKSGQVFLTEIVLNGHRVALNHTDGRGHDGNPMSTSHANIKMKKGDKVWIRTHGTNGQFAHAYWCFFAGSKL; this is translated from the coding sequence ATGAAGAACCAAGAGACTGTGATCTTTGATAAGGTATCGTTAAACGAAGGAAACGCTTACGACAAGACCTCCGGAATATTTACAGCACCGTTGGACGGGATCTATTCCTTTACGTGGACAACGTTAACAAAAAGTGGACAAGTTTTCCTCACTGAAATTGTGCTAAATGGCCACAGAGTTGCATTAAATCATACCGATGGAAGGGGTCATGATGGAAATCCTATGTCAACCTCACATGCTAACATCAAAATGAAGAAAGGCGATAAGGTCTGGATCAGGACCCATGGCACCAATGGGCAGTTCGCCCATGCATATTGGTGTTTCTTTGCTGGTTCAAAATTGTAG